GGCGATCTGACGCAACCCGAGACCCTTGCACGCGCACTGCCGGGCGCGCGCGTGCTGATCACGACGGCGAGCGCGTCCAAGCGGAACGATGACGCCATCGAGAACGTCGACCTGACGGGGAACCTGAACCTCGTCGACGCGGCACGGGAAGCGGGCGTGGGCCACGTCGTCTTCGTATCCACGGTGGGCGCCTCGCCAGAGCATCCCGTACCGGTGTTCCGCGCCAAGGGCACCGCGGAGAAGGCACTGCGCGAAAGCGGCCTGACGTATACCATCCTGCAGGCCAATGCCTTCATGGACGTGTGGTTCTCGGCCCTGATCGAGGCGCCTTTGTTCGCAGGCCAGCCGGTCACGCTCGTGGGCGAGTCGCGGCGCAGGCACTCGTTCGTCGCCGAGAGCGACGTCGCGGCCTTTGCGGTCGCGGCCGTGCGCTACCCGGCGGCGCGCAACCGGACCATCCTGATCGGCGGGCCCTCCGCACTGACACTGCGCGACGTCGTTGCCGCTTATGCCCGTGCCGCGGGCGTGGACATCCCCGTGAACAGCGTCGCACCCGGCGAGCCGATCGCGGGACTGCCCGAGCCCGTGGTCATGCTCGCTGCCGCGCTCGAGACGTACGACTCGCCCATTCCGATGGAAGCGACCGCGGCGGCATTCGGCGTGGACCTGACGAGCGTCGACGAGTTCGCGCGGATGCGCCTGAATCCGGAGCTTGATGCATGAGGAGCGCGCCTGCGCGTCTCTACCCGGATCCGCAGCCTGCGGGGCGCATGTATTCTCGTTCACCGGAACACTGGCCGTGACTTCGCATCCCGGGCGTCTTGTGCGACGGGCGGGCCCCGGCACAAACTGACGGTTGATTCCGACCATTTCTTCCGCCCCACCGGAGGACCGTATGCGCACTCCCCGTCTTCGCCGGGCGCTGCTGCTGTGTGCCGGCGTTACCCTGGTCCCGTGCGCGGTCGCCGCGCAGAGTGCTATCGACGAGCGGTTCACGGTCGAGCGCTACCTCGACCTCGAGACCGTCTCCAGCCCGCGCATCTCCCCCGACGGCTCGCAGATCGTGTACGTGCGCGGCTCGATCGACAAGGTCAAGGACCGTCGGCGCTCGAGTCTCTGGATCATGGATGCGGACGGCGGTCGCAACCGTTTCCTGACTGACGGCAGCGGCGCGGAGTGGTCGCCGGACGGCAGCCGCATCGCGTACGTCGCGGACGCAGGCGACGACGGGGCGGAGATCTTCGTGCGCTACCTGGATGCACCCGAGCCGACGCAGGTCACGCGGCTCGAGCAGTCGCCGGGCAGCCTGCGCTGGTCGCCGGACGGGAAGTGGATCGGTTTCGCGATGACGGTGCCGACGCCGGACAGCGCGGCGTGGCCGATCGACATGCCGAAGGCACCGAAGAACGCGGAGTGGACGAAGGCGCCGCGCGTCGTGCGGACGCTGCACTACCGCGCCGACCGGCGCGGCTACCTCGATCCCGCGTACACCCACCTCTTCGTCGTGCCGGCCGATGGCGGTACACCGCGCGACGTGACGCCCGGCGACTGGAGCGTCGGCGCGCGCTTCGACGGGCAGCCTGGCGGCGTGTCGTGGGACTGGATGCCGGACGGTCGTGCAATCGTGGTGGAGGGACTGCGCGTCGCGAATCCCGATACGATCTACCGCGACGCGTACCTGTACCGCATCGACGTTGCGACCGGCAACGTGCAGCAGCTCACGCCCGAGCGCGGCACGTGGACGTCGCCGGTCGTCTCACCCGATGGCCGCCGCATCGCGTTCAGCGGCGATCCGTACAGCCGCATGAGCTACCGCGCGTCCTCACTCTATGTGATGAACGCAGACGGCTCCGACCTGCGGGCACTGAGTGCCGACCTCGACCGCGACCCGGGCGACATCACCTGGGCATCCGACGGCAACGGCATCTACTTCACCGCCGCCGACCACGGCACCAGCAACCTCTATTACGCGCCGCTTTCCGGGGGCGCACGCAAGCTCACGGACGGCGCGCACATGCTCCAGCTCGCGTCCGTGGCACGCAATGGCACGGCCGTCGGGGTGTTTACCACCGCGACGCAGCCGACGGATGTCGTACGCTTCACGCTGCGCCAGCCGGAGCGCCGCACGCAGCTCACGCACGTCAATGACGACGTCCTCGCCGGGGTCCGGCTGGGCGAGCTCCAGGAGCTGCGCTTCACGTCCGCCGACGGCACCGAGGTGCAGGGCTGGCTCGTCCGGCCGCCCGGCTTCGATCCGACGCGCCGCTATCCGCTGATCATGGAGATCCACGGCGGACCGCACGGCATGTACAACGTCGGCTTCAACCCGATGTTCCAGAACTTTGCGGCCAATGACTTCGTCGTGCTGTACACCAACCCGCGCGGCAGCACGGGCTACGGCACCGCGTTCGGCAACGCGATCGAGCGCGCATACCCGAGCGTCGATTACGACGACCTGATGGCGGGCGTGGATGCCGCGCTCGCGACCGGGTTCGTGGACAG
The genomic region above belongs to Longimicrobiales bacterium and contains:
- a CDS encoding SDR family oxidoreductase, with the protein product MIVVAGATGSLGGKIAEGLHARGERVRALVRPTSDHVALQRTGVPIMYGDLTQPETLARALPGARVLITTASASKRNDDAIENVDLTGNLNLVDAAREAGVGHVVFVSTVGASPEHPVPVFRAKGTAEKALRESGLTYTILQANAFMDVWFSALIEAPLFAGQPVTLVGESRRRHSFVAESDVAAFAVAAVRYPAARNRTILIGGPSALTLRDVVAAYARAAGVDIPVNSVAPGEPIAGLPEPVVMLAAALETYDSPIPMEATAAAFGVDLTSVDEFARMRLNPELDA
- a CDS encoding S9 family peptidase, coding for MRTPRLRRALLLCAGVTLVPCAVAAQSAIDERFTVERYLDLETVSSPRISPDGSQIVYVRGSIDKVKDRRRSSLWIMDADGGRNRFLTDGSGAEWSPDGSRIAYVADAGDDGAEIFVRYLDAPEPTQVTRLEQSPGSLRWSPDGKWIGFAMTVPTPDSAAWPIDMPKAPKNAEWTKAPRVVRTLHYRADRRGYLDPAYTHLFVVPADGGTPRDVTPGDWSVGARFDGQPGGVSWDWMPDGRAIVVEGLRVANPDTIYRDAYLYRIDVATGNVQQLTPERGTWTSPVVSPDGRRIAFSGDPYSRMSYRASSLYVMNADGSDLRALSADLDRDPGDITWASDGNGIYFTAADHGTSNLYYAPLSGGARKLTDGAHMLQLASVARNGTAVGVFTTATQPTDVVRFTLRQPERRTQLTHVNDDVLAGVRLGELQELRFTSADGTEVQGWLVRPPGFDPTRRYPLIMEIHGGPHGMYNVGFNPMFQNFAANDFVVLYTNPRGSTGYGTAFGNAIERAYPSVDYDDLMAGVDAALATGFVDSENMFVGGCSGGGVLTSWVIGHTDRFKAASVRCPVTNWLSFLGHTDVPYFTANFFDKPFWEDPEPWLKQSPLMYVGNVKTPTVVMTGILDLRTPMPQSEEYYAALRMRGVPSALLRFENEYHGTGSQPSNWIRTQLYMMDWYRQWGTFDERGRERVTEQVSGRP